Proteins from one Deinococcus sp. YIM 134068 genomic window:
- a CDS encoding thiolase family protein gives MEKAVIVSASRTPTGRFLGTLADANAVELGTTTLRETLRRAGIPAELVEEVILGQVVQAGCGQNPARQAALRAGLPPEVGALTINKVCGSGLKAVMLAAQSIRAGDQSVVLAGGMESMSNAPHLLPQARKGYRLGHAQVLDANTHDGLWCSINDEGMGLTGERVAEKYGIGREEQDAYATGSHQRAIAAQGGGRFSDEIAPVTVKGRKGDVTVDTDEGPRADTSPETLGRLKPAFKKDGTVTAGNAPGLNDGAASLLLMSEAAARAHGLTPMAEITSYAMGGLAPEWVMMTPVPATRKLLERSGMSLGDVDLWELNEAFSVQSLAVQRELGLDPERVNVNGGAVALGHPIGASGARILVTLLHALKQQDKETGVATLCMGGGNGLALAVKRV, from the coding sequence ATGGAAAAAGCGGTCATCGTCTCGGCGTCGCGCACGCCGACGGGCAGGTTTCTGGGCACGCTGGCGGACGCGAATGCCGTCGAACTCGGCACGACCACCCTGCGGGAAACGCTGAGGCGGGCGGGGATTCCCGCCGAACTCGTGGAGGAAGTGATTCTTGGGCAGGTCGTGCAGGCAGGATGCGGCCAGAATCCGGCGCGGCAGGCGGCGCTGCGGGCGGGCTTACCCCCGGAGGTCGGGGCGCTGACGATCAACAAGGTGTGCGGCTCGGGCCTTAAAGCCGTGATGCTGGCGGCGCAGAGCATCCGCGCGGGCGACCAGTCGGTCGTGCTGGCGGGCGGCATGGAGAGCATGAGCAACGCGCCCCACCTCCTGCCGCAGGCGAGGAAGGGCTACCGGCTCGGTCACGCGCAGGTCCTCGACGCCAACACGCACGACGGCCTGTGGTGTTCCATCAACGACGAGGGCATGGGTCTGACGGGCGAGCGCGTGGCCGAGAAGTACGGCATCGGGCGCGAGGAGCAGGACGCCTACGCGACGGGCAGCCACCAGCGCGCGATTGCCGCGCAGGGGGGCGGGCGATTCAGCGACGAGATCGCCCCCGTCACCGTGAAGGGCCGCAAGGGTGACGTGACCGTGGACACCGACGAGGGGCCGCGTGCCGATACCAGCCCGGAGACGCTGGGACGGCTCAAGCCCGCCTTCAAGAAGGACGGCACGGTCACGGCGGGCAATGCCCCCGGATTGAACGACGGGGCCGCCAGCCTCCTGCTCATGTCCGAGGCGGCGGCGCGGGCACATGGGCTGACGCCGATGGCCGAGATCACCTCCTACGCGATGGGCGGCCTCGCCCCCGAGTGGGTGATGATGACGCCCGTGCCCGCCACGCGCAAGCTGCTGGAGAGGAGCGGCATGAGCTTGGGCGACGTGGACCTGTGGGAGCTGAACGAGGCCTTCAGCGTCCAGAGTCTCGCCGTCCAGCGCGAACTCGGCCTCGACCCGGAGCGGGTGAACGTGAATGGCGGCGCGGTCGCCCTCGGCCATCCCATCGGCGCGAGCGGCGCACGCATCCTCGTGACGCTGCTGCAC
- a CDS encoding nucleoside triphosphate pyrophosphohydrolase, which produces MPKLVRDRIPELFPENRDRTLSEAEYADALRAKLGEEVCKYLPDRTPEELADVLEVLHALAALHGLTPDDLEILRARKAAERAGLAGRVWLEDDKTNAR; this is translated from the coding sequence ATGCCGAAACTCGTGCGCGACCGCATCCCAGAGCTGTTCCCCGAGAACCGTGACCGCACGCTCAGCGAGGCGGAGTATGCCGACGCCCTCCGCGCCAAGCTGGGGGAGGAAGTCTGCAAGTATCTGCCCGACCGCACGCCGGAGGAACTGGCCGATGTGCTGGAGGTGCTGCACGCGCTGGCGGCCCTGCATGGGCTGACGCCGGACGACTTGGAGATACTGCGGGCGCGTAAGGCGGCGGAACGTGCAGGGCTGGCCGGGCGGGTGTGGCTGGAAGACGATAAAACGAACGCCCGTTAG